Part of the Tamandua tetradactyla isolate mTamTet1 chromosome 11, mTamTet1.pri, whole genome shotgun sequence genome, ATGATAAGTTAAATTAATGGAGCATTTCCTATGTTCTTGACATTTTTCTAGGGAAATTGTTCTTAACTCTAGAGGTACTAAGAATCACAGTGGCCCTCTTTGTACAGCTTCTAATTTAATTGGTCCTGGACTGTATCCTGGACTTGTTCATCTTTTAACAGAACCACAGGTATTTTTAATAATCAATGAGGCTAGAGAAATACCATGTTGAGCATCCTCTGTataatattttacttaatttctttcagaaatccTCTAACGTAAGttcaattattatatatatatatatataaacatcaaCTGATTAAAcacatttaattttagaatagatTCATGTTTTCTGGTTTTTCTGATGATTCTGAATCTTCAACATGGTCTGCAACACAATATTTGCTTCAGATATCAAGAATTATGaggtttatacacacacacacacacacacacacacacacacacatcccaagAGTGTATGGAATGGTTATTACCTACATAAGATGACTTTTGAGTAAGCAGGTTAGGTCTCTGAAACTGTTCTGAAAATGActtgaggaagaaagagaagtggCAGGTTTGGTATATCTATTGTGGTTATGGGAGCAGGATAGAGTTCAGAGTCCTCAGGCTATGACTATTTCTTGCCTTGTTTAAATCTCTGGCCAATgccaaaagagaaagaactggGGTATCTTACCAGCTTACCCATATGTGGGACAGAAAATAGCATAAACAGTGAGACCTAATTGTTGTCAGGAGTAAAAAATCATAAAGAGTGGAATCAGACTCTTTATTTCATAGCTTCCATAAGGTATTCATAAATTGTCCAAAATCtggatttattttaatgtatttcaatAAAGTAAAGTACATTTTACTGTGTTCTTATGTCCTTTAATAggactacttttttaaaaagcatatagatTTCTtacattttgtgttttttaatggAGATAACAAATACTTAACTACATTTGTTTCAACTCAATGTTTTGCTAATAGTATGTCTATTAGCAAGTGTCTAGAATAACAGGTGAAAAGCAAACCAACAAATGGAAAGGTGTTCTACGAAGTATGGGTTTGTAATAATTGTGAAGTATTAGTGAGGTTCCAGGGTATATGCTACTCGAGGGTGAATAGGTGACTATTTTATATAGGAAGGTACTTGAATCTGAAATAAATATACAGTGGTGGGTGTATGTATATAATTTCCTTATATAATCctcttttcttttgcaaatgtctCTGCCTCTCGGATTCACAAAATCTAACCAGTGTCTCAGAATTCTTCCTCTTAGGACTCTCAGATGACCCAGAACTACAGCCCCTcctatttgggctgtttctgtccATGTACCTGGTCACTGTGCTGGGAAGTCTACTCATCATGCTGACCATCAGCtccgacccccacctccacacccccatgtacttcttcctcttcaaCCTGTCCTTGGCTGACATTGGTTTCACGTCTACCACTGTCCCAAAGATGCTTATGGATGTCCATGCTCAGAGAGGAGTCATCTCCTACAGAGGCTGCCTGGTTCAGTTgtcctttttctatctttttggaTGTTTAGACAGTCTAATTCTGACTGCAATGGCCTATGACAGGTTTGTGGCAATCTGTCATCCTCTCCACTACACACTTATCATGAACCCCCGGCTGTGTGGCCAGCTGGTTCTGCTGTCTTTGCTCTTTAGCATTTTGGACTCCCAAATGCAGCACTTAATGGTGTCACAACTACTGTTCTGTTCAGACGTGGAGATCCCACATTTCTTCTGTGACCCTCCTCAGCTCCTCAAACTGGCCTGTTCTGACACCTCCACCATTAACATATTAATGTATTGTTTTGGTGCCATCTTTGGTGGAATACCAGTCTCACTGATAATTCTCTCTTATACTCAAATTCTTCCCTCCATTCTGAGAGTCCCAGTTTCAAGTGGGAAATATAAAGCCTTTAGCACCTGTGGCTCTCACCTGTCagtagtttgcttattttatggAACCGGCATGGGTGTGTACCTGAGCTCAGCTTACTCACATTCACCCAGGAAGAGTGCAGTGGCCTCGGTGATGTATATGCTGGTCACTCCCATGCTAAATCCCTTCATCTACTGCCTAAGGAACAGAGACATCAAGAGAGCCCTAAGGAGGGTTCTCAAGAGAACACACTCATCTCAGTCTTGCGCTTTCCTTCCATATTTGTGGATAAGAAGCCACAGAAAACTAGATATCTGAAATTAAATTATCCTCTTTGGGCACAGACTTTTTCATATCTCCCATGGTTTTACCTTCATAAAAAAACTTCCTGTCTCATATCTGGTCCTGATTCCTTTGACACGTATTTTTGTGGTTGCTGTAATATTCCTCTGGCTTTGACACATTATTTAACTCTCAAGGCCTTTATTGCTTCATTTGTAGTCATATTTAGTCTAACTACATCACTTTGGGATTTACAAATAATGTATGAGTATGGTAAATTCCCTTCACATATAGGTGCCTTCATGGTGATCACCTACTCTTATCTAGTACAGTGAGGGTAGAGTTTTTCCCATGTTTATCCTCAAAATGATCAATAAATAATCTGTTATCATACTAGAAAGtatgaaaaacattttccatgCTTACATCcagcattttcctttcttttctactaGATCTTCTATGCAAAAAAAGCTAAGAACTGCTGTGAGTAGAAATTcatggtttgtttgcttttacaaATATGGTCATTCAGAGTGATCTATTAGATATCACCTAATAAAATGTGCAAGAATAATTCATATAGtataataaatatgttttgacaattttatgaaaaatacagGGATAAAAAATTCAGGATCAAAAATCTTCAATTGTTTATCTGAATAGTTAATGAAAAAACTGGAGTAGTCTTGCTGTTTCTTCAAGGATATTCAATCACATGAGTGGTAATTGTGAAAACCAAAAACATCgttcttttaaatatatgtgtagtTGAATTGTGCACCACAGTTTGGACAGTTTTTGGTCTTGGCCTACCTTCTGTGgacctattataaataatattcctTCAATATGTAACTTCAATTAAGTTATGGTCCTACACAGAGTAAGGCTGGGATTCAATCCATGTTAATAGATTCTTTTCAAAGCAGAGTAAAAGTCATATGGAGATAAAAGCCTGTGGAGCATGCAGAAGCCAAAAGTGAATGCaacaaagaggaagaaggaaaacgtaATTCCTTGTGCATTGGCTtctgatggaaaagccaagaaagaCAAAATTTCTCAATCAGCAAGAAAACTGACCcagaagaaagcaagccttctagttttctgagtcaataaattcctatcCTATTATAAAGCCAGCCCCTtgcatgatatttattttaacagcttaaaaaataaaatgctgtatGAACCCAACTATCTATGGTTTCCATATGCAATTCTCTATACTAGGCTTTGGCAGGAACTCAAAATGTCAAATGTGGTATCTTACTCATTATAACCCCAGCATTCTAGAATGTCTCAATGCATAATCTCTCTGCCTTTAATCCGTGTGTACACACCTTCCATTTGGTCTTTTCATGTGTAAAATGTTACTCTCCAACTATTAGCTACAGACTCATAAATTGCATCCTTTTTCCCATATCAATTCTAATTAATTATACATATTTAAGGCTTATTCTAATTGGTAATTTACAGGTCAATCTCAGAGTTCCGAATTACAGAGATCTCCTAACAACCACTAAAACCACATTGGTCAAAACACATATTAAAGTCTTTGATATTTGTGAACATGAAGTTCTAAAGAAAATACATTCTGAACAAAGTAATGTATTTTTAGTTAAGCAGAAATGAAAGCCTCTGAGGATGTTTGTTGACTTTGGACTTGGAATGCCTACACTGTTACCTGATGACATTGGAGTGACTCTGCTGGCTTAAGAGTCAGCAGGGTGATTCTTTTGACTGAATTGAGATAGCATCATGTTGTTACCTACAGTAGAAAAACCAGAGGCAATTCTGCATGTGTCATTTCCTTTCCAGGGATTTATTGTCCTGTTCATATTGGTGCTATGGGTTGGAGATTGTCTTGTAAAGCAGAAGAAGATATCCAGAGTCCTGTTTTGTTTTAGAAACTAATGTTCTGATTCATTTTTCGGCCTATGTTGTGGGCATAACATAAGATTCTCTCGATATCTTCTGCTTCCTGATGTCCATGCCCTTTCCTAAATCCCTCACTAgaacatcttcaggatctagtGACTCACCTCCAAAGATTACTACATGGCCAAAGACATTGGATGTTACCTCTGAGTCTAGTGGTTTCAAACACTAAaaccatttgaatttcctcttgaTGACATTCTGTTGCTTTCTTGCTTGTGTGCTCAGAGGGAAGCCAGCTGCTATGTTGCAAGTCCTGCCCCTGGTGAGAACTTGGAAATCCTCTGCCCAATATCCCATGAGAAACTGAATCATGATAATAGACATGTGAGATTGGAAAAAAATCTTCCACTGCTCTGGTCCTGATATGACTGTAACCCTTGCTGACAGCTTGTCTGCAGCCTTGGACTGCCCTGTAATATTAAAGTAAAATGTCAGGTTATCAAACAAGTGTGCAAAATGCAATTGGTTTCTAATAATGTCAACATATACTATTAGGAAAGAATTAACATTGGATGGTCATTCAAATTAGTAAAATTGTATATCTCAAAGCATAAAACACCAAATGATGTCAAAgacatataaaaggaaaataagtaattATCCTTAGAGACAAAATATTTGGTAAGAAAATGTAGTGGTATCACAAAGGTGGTATGGAAGTCCTAATTCTTCCTAAATTACTTGAAAAAGACAATGCATTTTCATGTGTGAGACATGTATTGATTCATTACATTGGAGTCTGAATTTTATATTGAAATTCCCCACTACTTAGAAATCAGATTTGGAGTAAATATCAGCTTCCTTCTAAGAAGACAAACCAAGATCTATCGAGGACAGTTCTCTTCCTCCTATTCCATTAATCTTAATTCTTAGAGACATAGATAATATCTACCAATTTGTATGATTTTGTGGTTTGTCAGTTGAGCTCTTAGGCCATccaggaaataaaaaattgacCTGTGTCCTATACCACTAGAGATTGCTAATCCTAGGTAGGTGGTCTCCATGGGTGTTCTCTCCACCCAGACTCACCATCTGCCTTGGGGTAGAGTCTGTTCATGCCCGAGTCAGTCCTTCCGTCAATCCTGAGGTCAGAGCCTCAACCTTTTCTCTCATTTAGCACAATAATGACATTGATCACACATCCCTCAGTCATGTCCCAGCAGGCATGAGGTACAGCTAAGTGACTGTTGCAGATGATGATGTATTTAGATGTGACTGTTTGGAATATTGTTTCCTCATCATTAGTACAAATGTAGCCATTCATATAGCCTTATGGGTGGGGGCTTCAAATGCAATGTCTCAACGCTGAGTGTTGAGGAGTTTATTTCCTGTTTCTAGGGGGATTTCAGAAGTCTCATTCAGAATTTTGCTTTCCTCTACCACCGGTCTTAGCTGCCATCGTACTGTCACCACCTTGGCAGGCAACGCAATCCTCAAAATTTGTTGATGTGTACTCCAAATGATCACAAAGACAGTGCTGATAAGGAAGGGGTGAAACTAATCATGATATTAAGTCCCATATGGAGGGTTTCCTAGTGCCAGCCTCTGAACTAGGAAtaacttgtttcattttttttctgaataaacaCCCCAATAAAGAGGAacatattttatcctttattacAGGTGAGGAAAAAAGCTCAGCCTCGCACTATAACTTTTACTGTGTCCTAGAGTAGACATGGGTAAGTCCAGATATGACCTTGGAGAGTAAGCCTCTAGACCCAAAGCACCAAGCCAACCCAATCTGTTGTTTCATTTCCCTGGTCACTGCTGGCATGGTGCTAGGAGGGAAAGGACTGAAACTAATTATTTTTTGTTCCCAGAACATATCACAGTGCTTGACCCAGATAGGTAATGAATCAACAAACCTGTTGAATACTGATTACCCTTCCTTACTTCATAGGAATGAAGAAGGAGCAATATGAATTAGACACACTACATTGACAGCTCTTCCATGGATGTCCCATAGGAGTAAAGACAAGATTAAAAGTTGGAGCTGTGGATATCTGTGGCATTAATTTTCTTAGGGGACTCCTATTTTCTCTTAAATATAACTTCTAACTTTATATTATCACATCAGCTaagctaaataaaaattaaaaagaaaacggggcaggccacagtggctcagcaggcagagttcccacctgcatTGCTGgagtcccaggtttgattcccagtgcatgcccatgaaattttttttttaaaaatagaggaacagaaaaggaaattcaatCTTTTCTTATGGCCAGAAACACAgtttagaatttaaaaagaaaaaattcacctGTGCCCAAATTTTTTGAGATAAGATAGGCTTCAACATCAGCCATATAATTGAAAATAAAGGTGGCTAAATCTTTTGGGGAATTCATTAACCAATAATCCTGTTATTCCAATATTGATTTATATCTCAATTccaaatgatgattttttttttatgtgccaAACCACCAGGGAGTCATAAATGAGTTTCAGATATTGATTCTCATTTCCCTCCATGGGAACTGAAGAGCTTTTCCTTTTCACATCTGCTTTAATTCCAGATGAACAAATGGAAGCAAACCCATTGGATTTTCTCCCTTGGGAATAGCTTATTTCATCTTCGAATTTGCTGAATAAGCCAGTGGTTTCCAGTATTCTTGCACAATTTAGATTGAAGGGCTTATATGAACGGTTGTTAAATTTCCCCCCAGTATGGAAATCCAATATTCTGAAATAATGTTCTATAGAGAAGATGGGTTTTGCTGTGGAAAAATCATAGGAGAACTTTTACCACACTTCTTTGGGAGTATTTCTAACATGATAGTTTAACAATAAGAGCACTTATTTGGTTGTGTATGATTTTTCTATTGAGGAAGCATGAAGGAAATTAATAGTAAGGTTTAATATGCATCAAATGTTGAAATGCATGCATTTACCAGTCATGAGTATAAGCTTAAGAATTTATCAGTTGGATGAATAGAGAAAGGTTTGGGAATTTTTATAAGATTATTtaacaacaatgaaaatgaacTTCATCTCCAACAATATTATGCATCAGGTTAACTAGAATTTAATCAAATGAGTGATAAAGGGAGAGTCAAAAATCACAATATTAATATGTTTTGAGGTTTTGTTAGTAGCAAGATACTGTCTACATGAGTTTTCTAAAGAACTCTTTATGAGTTAATGAATCAATATAGAAAATTACAGAAACATTGTCAGGTACATACCCACCCACATTTATGACACTGGTTGTTTTAGAGAGACAGAAGAGTGGAGGAAAGGAATCATTCAGTGATAGCAAGAGAACACAAATTTTgctgataatattttaatatcgcTGTTGCTTTGAACCACTTTCTAGTCTCTTTTACTTTCATTCTGAAGCATTCCTTTAGGATGTCCTGGTTAAGTCCAGTGGTGATGGaatccctcagtttttgtttatctaagAATATCTgaatctcaccctcatttttaaaatagcgtCTCACTGGACATAACATTTGTGGTTGACAGTTGTTTTACTTTAGCAATTTAAATTcatcaacccactgccttctagcatccatggtttctgatgagaaatgtgGAATCAATTGGGACTCCCTTTTACATAACACTAAGtgccggatgtaatttcggccccgttcctctagctctctgcctagcaacatattcaagctatcCCATTGGACCattctgctctcagctcacccaatccctcgctgccaccccttagcctcctcaccaatcacgcggtgtgcctcccctggcccctccctATTTCCGCCTcgccactatataaagctctgtaccTCCtgtaataaacgttctggtgcgcgACGCCTTGCCAGCCCCATCAGTTCCCGTGATTCATCTCGCGCActctccagaccttcgagcccccggaaCCGGTCGAGTACCGAGTTCCCCCATCTTgctgcgaggaagaccccaggcgggagctagggaaagctcccACAACTAAGtaatgcattgcttttctcttacagcttataattctctccttgtcctttgcatttgagaGTGTAATCAATATTTGATTGGTTACTTTTCCTTCATGTATATCTGTTGCTTCttattgaaacagagctcgaaggatattaaggaatgatgagataagaaaggaagaaagaaagaaagaaagaaagacacagacgggctcagggggtctgaaggttgagtttacttcagacagtcttcagacaactttattctcaaccagatcctagttatataccacaggatgtcaatagatatgcaggcatttcctgagggagcaagattcttatctcacagtgtcctTCATatttaacataactgttttgggtaaacattctcttcctcccagactgctctacataacaatcgccacagtttaccactgccatcctgaggccagcagcttgcaacaaattctgtaggtcttgctttaaactcttggcttctacatatatcctgtttgcttttctctgaatttcttggATGTGCGTATTCAAGTTATTTTGCTAGGGTTAGAAAGCTCTCTGTCCTTATATCCATGACTATTCTTTCCACCCATCTTTCCCTATTTTCTACTTTTAGGATTTACAAAATACACAAATTGTGTGCTTGATGATGCCCTATAGCTGTCAGGCTATTTTTgctgttaatatttctttttttctttctgctcctcatccTGACTCTTTTCAAGTGTCTTGTGTTCCAGCTCACTGATCCTTCCTTCTGGCAGTGGCATTCTACTCTTGAGTACCTCCtggatatttttcttctattattgtGACTTTCAACTCCAGAAGTTCAgattgcttcctttttaaaatgtctatctcCTTACTTAGACTCTGACATTgtccattcattgttttcctgatccCCTGTAGTTCTTTCTTCGTCCTTTCTTTCATCTATTTGAGCATTTTTTGCAATCAATTTCTAGAAGTCTTTGTTCAGTTTGTCcacattttcatcttctttgttggtgttttctctatgtttttcttcttccttcagatgggccattatttcctgtttcattgtcttgcaattttttcttgtatactgtatattctaatatttaaaaatgttatctctGGGATACTAGCTGGGAAGCCTAACTCCTGGATTTATTACTTGCTGgtgaaaagacacattttttttaacttcagccGTCCTTTCAGGAAGGTCTTCCTAAGGTGGTTGCACTCTGAAGTGTCTTCTCTAACTTTCTTGGCCTCTGTTGTGTCCTGTACTTCACAGGAATGAATGCTCCATCTCCAAAGTATCTGAAGCTTGTGGGCATTTGTCACAGTCTGTTCACCTGTGCAGTGTTTAGACTCGTTTCATTGTCTCATGTTGCTTTTATCTAGAGATCAAATTCTGAGAGGAGGACCACCCTGAGGAGGAATTTCCCAATTCAGTCCTTTTCAACCAAAAAGAcacagggacccacaaagggggcaCAGACAGTCTCTAAAATGCCCTGAAGAGGGAATCAGGAAGAGAGATAAATCTTCTCCAAGGGTTCCCAAATGCTGAGCTTTCCTGGTTTGCCTGATATATGCAGCCGTTCAGATAATTTTCCCCTGCAGCCCTGAATAAGTactgtatctttatttttcttcagggaGTATTGAAATAATGGTTGACACCATCTTTTCCCCAGTTGGGTTGAGACAATAGGGTGCAATCAGACCAGGACCCAGTGATGCAAACTTGCTAATCCTGTCATTTGAAGTGCACATGTGCCAGTTTAGAGAgactcatttcttcctttggtagtGACAATTCTTATGGAACCTGGGCTCAGAGATAGAGGTAAACAAATTTCTGGATGGGATTTCTGAAATCCCCACTGAAACATAACCTCCATAGCTCTCAGTGTTGTGATGATGTTACAAACGAAAGCCTTCTAATTTGGCTATCTCAATAGTTACACTTGTACTAATGATGAAAAAACA contains:
- the LOC143649211 gene encoding olfactory receptor 7E178-like, giving the protein MYLVTVLGSLLIMLTISSDPHLHTPMYFFLFNLSLADIGFTSTTVPKMLMDVHAQRGVISYRGCLVQLSFFYLFGCLDSLILTAMAYDRFVAICHPLHYTLIMNPRLCGQLVLLSLLFSILDSQMQHLMVSQLLFCSDVEIPHFFCDPPQLLKLACSDTSTINILMYCFGAIFGGIPVSLIILSYTQILPSILRVPVSSGKYKAFSTCGSHLSVVCLFYGTGMGVYLSSAYSHSPRKSAVASVMYMLVTPMLNPFIYCLRNRDIKRALRRVLKRTHSSQSCAFLPYLWIRSHRKLDI